A section of the Microbacterium forte genome encodes:
- a CDS encoding ABC transporter ATP-binding protein yields the protein MTVLAVDDLRVSYATREGRREVVHGVSFEIAEGEALALVGESGSGKSTTAHALLGLLPAGGRVEGGAVRLGDLDISGWSDRALRGIRGPEIGLVPQDPVTSLDPVRTIGAQVEEVLRLHGHRDRRSRRARAIELLERVGIDDPDLRVRQYPHELSGGMRQRVLIASAIALRPRLLIADEPTSALDATVQRKVLDLLDELRREEGTSILLVTHDLGVAADRAQRLVVLKDGRIVEQGASAQVLAAPSDGYTKQLLADAPAFTTGFRRPEAPPFLRDAAAVAAENPFAITATGLVKEFRVAGRERFRAVDDVSFRVRRGTTHALVGESGSGKTTTARLITRFHQPDAGGIEIDGEDVTGLSGQRLRALRRRIQLVYQNPFASLDPRQQIVDIVAEPLQNFGGGSRAERRERSLALLDRVSLPSDVARRTPGELSGGQRQRVAIARALAIDPEIVVLDEAVSALDVTVQARILELLTSLQSELGLTYLFISHDLAVVRRISHTVSVMRRGHIVEEGNTEDLFHDPQHEYTRELLAAVPGRTEQPA from the coding sequence ATGACCGTTCTCGCCGTCGACGACCTCAGGGTCTCGTACGCCACCAGGGAGGGTCGGCGCGAGGTCGTGCACGGCGTCTCGTTCGAGATCGCCGAGGGGGAGGCGCTCGCGCTGGTGGGCGAGTCGGGGTCGGGCAAGTCCACCACCGCGCATGCCCTGCTCGGCCTGCTGCCGGCCGGCGGCAGGGTCGAGGGTGGTGCGGTGCGCCTCGGTGATCTCGACATCTCGGGCTGGTCGGATCGCGCGCTGCGCGGCATCCGCGGTCCTGAGATCGGTCTCGTCCCGCAGGACCCGGTGACCTCGCTCGATCCCGTGCGCACGATCGGCGCACAGGTCGAGGAGGTGCTGCGGCTGCACGGCCACCGCGACCGTCGCTCGCGCCGGGCGCGGGCGATCGAGCTGCTCGAGCGGGTCGGCATCGACGACCCTGATCTGCGCGTGCGCCAGTACCCGCACGAGCTCTCCGGGGGCATGCGCCAGCGCGTGCTCATCGCATCCGCGATCGCCCTGCGCCCCCGCCTGCTGATCGCCGACGAGCCGACCAGCGCACTGGATGCCACCGTGCAGCGCAAGGTGCTCGATCTGCTCGACGAGCTGCGCCGCGAGGAGGGCACGAGCATCCTGCTCGTCACCCACGATCTCGGAGTCGCCGCCGACCGCGCGCAGCGACTGGTGGTGCTCAAGGACGGGCGCATCGTCGAGCAGGGCGCGAGCGCGCAGGTGCTCGCAGCACCCTCAGACGGGTACACGAAGCAGCTGCTCGCCGACGCTCCGGCATTCACCACCGGTTTCCGTCGGCCGGAGGCACCGCCATTCTTGAGGGATGCTGCGGCGGTGGCCGCGGAGAACCCGTTCGCGATCACCGCCACAGGGCTCGTCAAGGAGTTCAGGGTCGCCGGGCGCGAGCGCTTCCGCGCGGTCGACGACGTATCGTTCCGCGTCCGCCGCGGCACCACGCATGCGCTGGTGGGGGAGTCCGGATCGGGCAAGACCACCACCGCTCGTCTGATCACGCGGTTCCACCAGCCGGATGCCGGTGGGATCGAGATCGACGGCGAAGACGTGACCGGGCTGTCGGGTCAGAGGCTGCGGGCGCTGCGTCGCCGCATCCAGCTCGTCTATCAGAACCCGTTCGCGTCGTTGGACCCGCGGCAGCAGATCGTCGACATCGTCGCCGAGCCGCTGCAGAACTTCGGCGGGGGCTCGCGCGCCGAACGCAGGGAGCGCTCGCTGGCGCTGCTCGACAGGGTGTCGCTGCCGAGCGACGTCGCCCGACGCACGCCGGGCGAGCTCTCGGGCGGTCAGCGGCAGCGGGTGGCGATCGCGAGGGCGCTCGCCATCGACCCAGAGATCGTCGTGCTCGACGAGGCGGTCTCGGCCCTCGACGTGACGGTCCAGGCGCGCATCCTCGAACTGCTCACCTCGCTGCAGTCGGAACTCGGCCTGACCTACCTGTTCATCTCGCACGATCTCGCCGTCGTGCGCCGGATCAGCCACACGGTCTCGGTCATGCGCCGCGGGCACATCGTCGAGGAGGGCAACACCGAGGACCTCTTCCACGACCCTCAGCACGAGTACACCAGGGAACTGCTCGCAGCCGTCCCCGGACGAACGGAGCAGCCCGCATGA
- a CDS encoding putative FMN-dependent luciferase-like monooxygenase produces MTGPTIAFFTRLLDDASPTERYALATEQIQHAERHGVGRAWVAQHHFRAAEGGLPSPLVFLANVAAQTSRIRLGTGVVTLPLEDAVRVAEDAVVADLLSGGRIDLGLGSGGTPASFIPFGEDVRDKAPTYDRKLRLLLDALSGRDIGADNTLYPDAGSLADRIWQATFSSPGGHRAGIHGHGLLLSRTQPRSTDALHAPLSALQDPIIDAYLEALPDGTAPRITASRTVFVADDRAEALRFAEVGLRRAAEGFRRQGQTIPGDDLDELIVALDTHLGTPEQVAESLASDSTLARATEVVFQVHSVDAPHEHVLRSIELFAEQVSPALGYTRTDTIKEKA; encoded by the coding sequence ATGACCGGACCCACGATCGCCTTCTTCACACGTCTGCTCGATGACGCGTCTCCTACCGAGCGATACGCGCTCGCCACCGAGCAGATCCAGCACGCCGAGCGTCACGGCGTCGGACGTGCCTGGGTGGCGCAGCATCACTTCCGTGCGGCGGAGGGCGGGCTCCCTTCACCGCTCGTGTTCCTGGCGAACGTCGCCGCGCAGACGTCGCGCATCCGCCTGGGCACCGGCGTCGTCACGCTTCCGCTCGAAGATGCGGTGCGCGTCGCCGAGGATGCCGTCGTCGCCGATCTGCTCTCGGGCGGACGCATCGATCTGGGGCTGGGAAGCGGAGGGACGCCGGCGTCGTTCATCCCGTTCGGCGAGGACGTGCGCGACAAGGCGCCGACCTACGACCGCAAGCTCCGACTTCTCCTCGACGCGCTCTCGGGGCGCGACATCGGCGCGGACAACACTCTCTATCCGGATGCCGGCAGCCTCGCCGACCGCATCTGGCAGGCCACGTTCTCGTCGCCAGGCGGTCACCGCGCCGGCATCCACGGACACGGCCTGCTGCTGTCGCGCACCCAGCCGCGGTCGACGGACGCGCTGCACGCCCCGCTCTCGGCGCTGCAGGATCCGATCATCGACGCGTATCTCGAGGCTCTGCCCGACGGCACCGCTCCGCGCATCACCGCCTCGCGCACTGTGTTCGTGGCGGACGACCGCGCTGAGGCTCTGCGCTTCGCGGAGGTCGGCCTGCGGCGTGCCGCCGAGGGCTTCCGTCGTCAGGGGCAAACGATCCCCGGCGACGACCTCGACGAGCTGATCGTCGCGCTCGACACCCACCTCGGCACCCCCGAGCAGGTCGCCGAGTCGCTCGCCTCCGACTCGACCCTGGCGAGAGCCACCGAGGTGGTATTCCAGGTCCACTCGGTCGATGCGCCGCACGAGCACGTGCTGCGCTCGATCGAGCTGTTCGCAGAGCAGGTGTCCCCTGCTCTCGGCTACACCCGCACCGACACCATCAAGGAGAAGGCATGA
- a CDS encoding CMD domain protein, protein MTTDIVDQIAGVTPELDALRRRRPVTREQLQASFDALFAPVSTTEVSQAERELIAAFATRLAGDDDATATFYADRALTADPQRVAVVIAEATDAAVAGPFGSYTEAGLQAENTDGERYAPTAEVAEVLGDRLAAALAHTHLLVFRPRESSADDIQRLVDAGWSADGIVTLSQLVSFLAFQQRVVTGLTALQKGIAA, encoded by the coding sequence ATGACCACTGACATCGTCGATCAGATCGCGGGGGTGACGCCCGAGCTCGATGCGCTGCGGCGCCGTCGCCCCGTCACCAGGGAGCAGCTGCAGGCGAGCTTCGATGCGCTCTTCGCGCCGGTTTCGACGACGGAGGTGTCGCAGGCCGAGCGCGAGCTGATCGCCGCGTTCGCCACGCGCCTCGCTGGAGACGACGACGCCACAGCGACGTTCTACGCAGACCGGGCGCTGACGGCGGACCCGCAGCGCGTGGCGGTCGTGATCGCCGAGGCGACGGATGCCGCGGTCGCCGGGCCGTTCGGCTCCTACACCGAGGCGGGGCTGCAGGCCGAGAACACCGACGGTGAGCGCTACGCCCCGACGGCCGAGGTCGCAGAAGTGCTCGGCGACCGTCTCGCCGCGGCCCTCGCGCACACGCACCTGCTCGTGTTCCGTCCGCGGGAGTCGTCGGCGGACGACATCCAGCGGCTGGTGGATGCGGGGTGGTCGGCCGACGGCATCGTGACGCTGTCGCAGCTGGTGTCGTTCCTCGCTTTCCAGCAGCGCGTGGTCACAGGACTGACCGCACTTCAGAAGGGAATCGCCGCATGA
- a CDS encoding alkylhydroperoxidase domain protein: MTALLHDIAPHPEAFTRAEVGWTPHLPPLAEEELTERHYDGLVDASRAKNDYFRLLARDPEVLKARTLVDKDIFYNAAEGLPRAERELSATAASRRNGCVFCASVHSRFAAHHSKRVDDVDRLLDEGVDADLGERWNAVVAASVALTDTPNAFGADEIARLRAAGLDDLEIADVIHGAAFFNWANRLMLSLGRPVAAV; this comes from the coding sequence ATGACCGCTCTGCTGCATGACATCGCACCGCACCCCGAGGCGTTCACACGGGCCGAGGTCGGCTGGACTCCTCACCTCCCGCCACTCGCCGAGGAGGAGCTGACCGAGCGCCACTACGACGGACTCGTCGACGCCTCGCGCGCGAAGAACGACTACTTCCGTCTGCTCGCGCGCGACCCCGAGGTGCTCAAGGCGCGCACGCTCGTCGACAAGGACATCTTCTACAACGCCGCTGAAGGGCTGCCTCGCGCCGAGCGCGAGCTCTCGGCGACGGCCGCATCCCGACGCAACGGCTGCGTGTTCTGCGCCTCGGTGCACTCGCGCTTCGCGGCGCACCACAGCAAGCGCGTCGACGACGTCGATCGCCTGCTCGACGAGGGCGTGGATGCCGACCTCGGCGAGCGGTGGAACGCCGTGGTGGCGGCGTCCGTCGCGCTGACCGACACCCCGAATGCGTTCGGCGCCGACGAGATCGCCCGTCTGCGCGCGGCGGGCCTCGACGATCTCGAGATCGCCGACGTCATCCACGGGGCAGCGTTCTTCAACTGGGCGAACCGACTGATGCTCTCGCTCGGCCGTCCGGTCGCTGCCGTCTGA
- a CDS encoding quinone oxidoreductase family protein, translating to MARAIVYTEFGSPDVLHLIEIPDPIALDGEAVVRIEAAGANPIDAKLRSAKRPSPPITEPRAVGFDGAGVIESLGDDVDGFAVGDRVAIRDTRGTYASLLAVPAEHLALLPDSVTSAEGAGIGIPAGTAYQALKSLGVQDGDVLLVHGGSGSVGQAAVQFAVAWGATVIATASPARHDQLRELGATPVAYGDGLLERVREAAPDGVTVVLDCAGTDEAIDVSLELVADRDRIATIVRGPDAASFGIRAFSGGSPTPLSEQELAWRAEALGATVELLAAGDFVIELGPELPLAEAAQAHELMESGAASGKIVLIP from the coding sequence ATGGCTCGCGCGATCGTCTACACAGAGTTCGGTTCCCCTGATGTGCTGCACCTGATCGAGATCCCCGATCCGATCGCGCTCGACGGCGAGGCCGTGGTGCGCATCGAAGCGGCAGGGGCCAACCCGATCGACGCCAAGCTGCGCAGCGCGAAGCGGCCATCGCCGCCGATCACCGAGCCGCGCGCCGTCGGCTTCGACGGCGCCGGGGTCATCGAGTCACTCGGCGACGACGTCGACGGCTTCGCCGTGGGCGACCGCGTGGCCATCCGCGACACACGTGGGACCTATGCGAGCCTGCTCGCGGTGCCGGCTGAGCACCTCGCGCTCCTGCCGGATTCGGTCACGTCTGCCGAGGGCGCGGGAATCGGCATCCCGGCGGGCACCGCCTACCAGGCCCTGAAGTCGCTGGGAGTGCAGGACGGCGACGTGCTGCTCGTGCACGGCGGCTCCGGCTCGGTCGGCCAGGCGGCCGTGCAGTTCGCCGTCGCCTGGGGCGCCACCGTGATCGCCACCGCCAGCCCTGCTCGACACGATCAGCTGCGCGAACTCGGCGCCACACCCGTCGCCTACGGGGACGGGCTGCTCGAACGAGTGCGCGAGGCCGCTCCGGACGGCGTGACCGTCGTCCTCGACTGCGCAGGCACCGACGAGGCGATCGACGTCTCGCTCGAGCTCGTCGCAGACCGCGACCGCATCGCGACGATCGTGCGCGGCCCGGATGCCGCGTCGTTCGGCATCCGCGCCTTCTCCGGCGGCTCCCCCACCCCGCTCTCCGAGCAGGAGCTCGCGTGGCGGGCCGAGGCGCTGGGCGCGACCGTCGAGCTGCTGGCGGCCGGCGACTTCGTCATCGAGCTCGGACCCGAGCTGCCGCTCGCCGAGGCGGCGCAGGCCCATGAGCTCATGGAGTCCGGCGCCGCCTCGGGCAAGATCGTGTTGATTCCTTAG
- the hrpA gene encoding ATP-dependent RNA helicase HrpA — MPSPVIFYPPELPVSAARDEIADAIRDNQVVIVAGATGSGKTTQLPKICLDLGRERIAHTQPRRLAARTIAERVAEELQVELGTLVGYKVRFTDKVSDETRIALMTDGILLNEIHRDRLLRRYDTIIIDEAHERSLNVDFLLGYLVRILPERPDLKVIITSATIDPESFARHFASPDGVPAPVIEVSGRTFPVEIRYRAQTDETENAEEADEVTAIVAALRELDREEPGDVLVFLPGEAEIRDAADAVRGAYSKDRSPTEVLPLYGRLSAAEQHRVFEKSRVAGVRRRVVLATNVAETSLTVPGIRDVIDTGTARISRYSNRSKVQRLPIEAISQASANQRSGRAGRTSDGIAIRLYSEEDFESRAEFTEPEILRTSLASVILQMLSLGFGDITAFPFLTPPDSRGVKAAVDLLTELGAVTGSGDTPRLTRIGRDISRIPIDPRFARMLIEAGRPGGADVTRDVLAIVAGMSIQDVRERPSQEAPQSVRDEADRMHARFADPTSDFLSILNLWNHLREQQRELGSSAFRRLCRSEHLNYVRVREWFDVHRQLRSLVKDKDSGRSGSADPEAIHRALLAGLLSQIGILDERNTGKGIDPKKKRMAEYRGARGIRFWIFPGSALRKKAPQAVMAAEIVETSRTYARTVAAIDPAWAEALAGDLAKRQITEPHWSKDAGAAVAYEKVTLFGVEIIPRRRVQFARIDRAASREMFVRHALVEGEWDPTRIDKRVSAFWRSNAELRKRLEKLEERERRRDILAGDEAVFRFYDERIPADVFDVRSFEKWWRETLAATPKLLVMREADLLDDESRADQSEFPTRWTQGDQVLGLAYRFEPGAADDGVSVVIPLPLLAQIEDRGFDWQVPGLRAELVTGLLRALPKAIRRHVVPAADWADKFGVELAGDGPESHGGLPNRTLKEALARLIQPLANQLVSAADFEDDRVPAHLRMNFRAVDERGRVAGSNRDLSTLQAELADRARSSVARSIAAPPRRPGPSKGPQPAAAAAASIEQEGLTAWTFGELPEVLDTRVAGGVVRGYPAIVDQGKTVSVRVESTADAAITATRAGVQRLVLLGVPSPSSYVQQHLTSQEKLALAASPYQSAAALIEDCRAAVVQKLIDREAPGGIVRTQVDFERVRDAVSASLVDELFACVSLVARILTKARDVERGIRSQNSLALLGPLNDIRTQLSGLLHPGFVSAAGVDRLAHFPRYLDGMLDRLKTLANEPGKDRTRMSEFERMAKVFEDAGGTIPLEPGAPAALVETRWLLEEYRVSVFAQRLGTAQPVSPQRIMKVLASRG, encoded by the coding sequence ATGCCTTCCCCCGTGATCTTCTATCCTCCCGAGCTGCCCGTCAGCGCTGCGCGGGACGAGATCGCCGACGCCATCCGCGACAACCAGGTGGTCATCGTCGCCGGAGCCACCGGGTCGGGCAAGACGACTCAGCTTCCGAAGATCTGCCTCGACCTCGGGCGCGAGCGCATCGCGCACACGCAGCCCCGTCGACTGGCCGCCCGCACGATCGCCGAACGCGTCGCAGAGGAGCTGCAGGTCGAGCTCGGCACCCTCGTCGGTTACAAGGTGCGCTTCACCGACAAGGTGTCGGACGAGACGCGCATCGCGCTGATGACCGACGGCATCCTGCTCAACGAGATCCACCGCGACAGGCTGCTGCGTCGCTACGACACGATCATCATCGACGAGGCTCACGAGCGCTCGCTCAACGTCGACTTCCTGCTCGGCTACCTCGTGCGAATCCTCCCCGAGCGCCCCGATCTCAAGGTGATCATCACCTCGGCGACGATCGACCCCGAGAGCTTCGCCCGGCACTTCGCCTCGCCCGACGGCGTGCCTGCGCCGGTCATCGAGGTGTCGGGACGCACCTTCCCCGTCGAGATCCGCTATCGGGCCCAGACGGACGAGACGGAGAACGCCGAGGAGGCCGACGAGGTCACCGCGATCGTCGCCGCGCTGCGCGAGCTCGACCGCGAGGAACCGGGCGACGTGCTCGTTTTCCTGCCAGGCGAGGCCGAGATCAGGGACGCGGCGGATGCCGTGCGCGGCGCCTATTCGAAGGATCGCTCCCCCACCGAGGTGCTGCCGCTGTACGGCCGGTTGTCGGCCGCCGAGCAGCACCGGGTGTTCGAGAAGAGCCGCGTCGCCGGGGTGCGGCGCCGCGTCGTGCTCGCCACGAACGTCGCCGAGACCAGCCTCACGGTTCCCGGCATCCGCGATGTGATCGACACCGGCACCGCGCGCATCTCGCGCTACAGCAACCGGTCGAAGGTCCAGCGGCTGCCGATCGAGGCGATCTCGCAGGCATCCGCGAACCAGCGCTCCGGCCGTGCCGGGCGCACGAGCGACGGCATCGCGATCCGCCTGTACAGCGAAGAGGACTTCGAGAGTCGGGCGGAGTTCACGGAGCCCGAGATCCTGCGCACGTCGCTCGCCTCGGTCATCCTGCAGATGCTGTCGCTCGGGTTCGGCGACATCACGGCATTCCCGTTCCTCACTCCGCCGGACTCCCGCGGCGTGAAGGCCGCCGTCGATCTGCTCACCGAACTCGGCGCCGTGACCGGGAGCGGCGACACCCCTCGCCTCACCCGCATCGGCCGGGACATCTCGCGCATCCCGATCGACCCCCGCTTCGCCCGCATGCTCATCGAGGCCGGCCGGCCCGGCGGGGCGGATGTCACGCGCGACGTTCTCGCGATCGTCGCCGGCATGTCGATCCAGGACGTGCGCGAGCGTCCGTCGCAGGAGGCTCCCCAGAGCGTGCGCGACGAGGCCGACCGGATGCACGCGCGATTCGCCGACCCGACGAGCGACTTCCTCTCGATCCTGAACCTCTGGAACCACCTCAGAGAGCAGCAGCGCGAACTCGGCTCGAGCGCCTTCCGTCGACTCTGCCGGTCGGAGCACCTCAACTACGTCCGCGTGCGCGAGTGGTTCGACGTGCATCGCCAGTTGCGGTCGCTGGTGAAGGACAAGGACTCAGGGCGCTCGGGCAGCGCGGATCCGGAGGCGATCCACCGCGCCCTGCTCGCGGGTCTGCTGTCGCAGATCGGCATCCTCGACGAGCGCAACACCGGCAAGGGCATCGATCCCAAGAAGAAGAGGATGGCGGAGTACCGCGGCGCCCGCGGCATCCGCTTCTGGATCTTCCCCGGCTCCGCGCTGCGCAAGAAGGCCCCGCAGGCGGTCATGGCCGCCGAGATCGTCGAGACCTCACGCACCTACGCCCGCACGGTCGCCGCGATCGATCCCGCCTGGGCCGAGGCGCTCGCGGGCGACCTCGCGAAGCGCCAGATCACCGAGCCGCACTGGTCGAAGGATGCGGGGGCCGCTGTCGCCTACGAGAAGGTGACGCTGTTCGGGGTCGAGATCATCCCCCGCCGTCGCGTGCAGTTCGCCCGCATCGACCGCGCAGCCTCGCGCGAGATGTTCGTGCGGCATGCGCTCGTCGAGGGCGAGTGGGACCCGACCCGCATCGACAAGCGGGTCAGCGCGTTCTGGCGCAGCAACGCCGAGCTGCGCAAGCGCCTCGAGAAGCTCGAGGAGCGCGAACGCCGCCGCGACATCCTCGCCGGCGACGAGGCGGTCTTCCGCTTCTACGACGAGCGCATCCCGGCCGACGTCTTCGACGTGCGCTCGTTCGAGAAGTGGTGGCGCGAGACCCTGGCCGCCACACCGAAGCTGCTCGTGATGCGCGAGGCGGACCTGCTCGACGACGAGAGCAGAGCGGATCAGAGCGAGTTCCCCACCCGATGGACCCAGGGCGATCAGGTGCTCGGACTCGCCTACCGCTTCGAACCGGGAGCCGCGGACGACGGCGTCAGCGTCGTGATCCCGCTCCCCCTTCTCGCGCAGATCGAGGATCGCGGGTTCGACTGGCAGGTACCCGGCCTGCGAGCGGAACTCGTCACCGGACTGCTCCGCGCGCTGCCGAAGGCGATCCGCCGCCATGTGGTGCCCGCGGCCGACTGGGCCGACAAGTTCGGGGTCGAGCTCGCCGGAGACGGGCCCGAGTCGCACGGCGGCCTCCCGAACCGCACGCTGAAAGAGGCGCTCGCACGCCTCATCCAGCCCCTCGCGAATCAGCTCGTGTCCGCGGCGGACTTCGAGGACGACCGGGTGCCGGCGCACCTGCGCATGAACTTCCGTGCCGTCGACGAGCGCGGACGCGTCGCAGGATCGAACCGCGACCTCAGCACCCTGCAGGCGGAGCTCGCCGATCGGGCCCGCAGCAGCGTTGCCCGGTCGATCGCAGCCCCGCCCCGCCGACCGGGGCCCTCTAAGGGTCCGCAGCCGGCAGCGGCGGCCGCCGCTTCCATCGAGCAGGAAGGCCTCACCGCCTGGACGTTCGGCGAGCTCCCCGAGGTGCTCGACACCCGCGTCGCCGGCGGTGTCGTCCGCGGCTATCCGGCGATCGTCGATCAGGGCAAGACCGTCTCGGTGCGCGTGGAATCGACAGCCGACGCTGCGATCACGGCCACTCGCGCGGGCGTGCAGCGACTGGTGCTGCTCGGCGTGCCCTCGCCCTCGTCGTATGTGCAGCAGCACCTCACCAGCCAGGAGAAGCTCGCGCTCGCCGCGTCGCCGTATCAGTCCGCGGCGGCCCTCATCGAGGACTGCCGTGCCGCCGTGGTGCAGAAGCTGATCGACCGCGAGGCTCCCGGCGGGATCGTGCGCACCCAGGTCGATTTCGAGCGCGTGCGCGACGCCGTCTCGGCCTCCCTCGTCGACGAGCTGTTCGCCTGCGTCTCGCTCGTCGCCCGCATCCTCACGAAGGCGCGTGACGTCGAGCGCGGCATCAGGTCGCAGAACTCGCTCGCTCTGCTCGGGCCGCTCAACGACATCCGCACGCAGCTCTCCGGCCTCCTGCACCCGGGCTTCGTCTCTGCCGCGGGCGTCGATCGCCTCGCGCACTTCCCCCGGTACCTCGACGGGATGCTCGACCGGCTGAAGACCCTGGCGAACGAACCGGGCAAGGACCGCACCCGCATGAGCGAGTTCGAGCGCATGGCGAAGGTGTTCGAGGATGCCGGTGGGACGATCCCGCTCGAGCCCGGAGCCCCCGCTGCGCTCGTCGAGACCCGCTGGCTGCTCGAGGAGTATCGCGTGAGCGTGTTCGCGCAGCGGCTCGGCACTGCCCAGCCCGTCTCGCCGCAGCGCATCATGAAGGTGCTGGCATCCCGGGGGTAG
- a CDS encoding heparan-alpha-glucosaminide N-acetyltransferase domain-containing protein: MSTVSKPLPATRWFREFGRAPRILGLDVARGLAILGMAGAHIGETEAFDPFDLSTWTDLVHGRSSILFAVLAGISIALMTGRSALPDPERMPSIRLQLVGRGAVIFLIGLALEMLNTPIAVILTLYGLLYVAVIPFLRWQPWKLLIAAGILALAAPAVLALLAALTLYPTGAGISLVLYGSYPITAWLAFVFAGMALGRLHVEKLETAAITFGVGVGLMLVGYGLGLVGGVTGIRSSSWMTGGEGAAGWSTYPDALAAADPAGAVVRAIFAVDPHSGGTAEILGSGGFALSVIALCVLLSGPLRAVLLPLGALGSMPLSAYSVHVASVALIAGPGGFFSSNAFWAATAIVLLLSTTLWSILFGRGPLERLVGWAATRMAAVPPGPPVITGRRVGP; encoded by the coding sequence GTGAGCACTGTGTCGAAGCCCCTTCCTGCAACGCGGTGGTTTCGTGAGTTCGGGCGGGCCCCGCGCATCCTCGGCCTCGACGTCGCCCGAGGCCTCGCGATCCTCGGCATGGCCGGCGCGCACATCGGCGAGACCGAGGCGTTCGATCCGTTCGACCTGTCGACGTGGACCGACCTGGTGCACGGGCGCTCGTCGATCCTGTTCGCGGTGCTCGCCGGAATCTCGATCGCCTTGATGACCGGGCGCAGCGCTCTTCCGGACCCCGAGCGGATGCCGAGCATCCGCCTGCAGCTCGTCGGTCGCGGAGCGGTGATCTTCCTGATCGGTCTGGCGCTCGAGATGCTGAACACGCCGATCGCGGTGATCCTCACCCTCTACGGCCTTCTCTACGTGGCCGTCATCCCGTTCCTCCGGTGGCAGCCCTGGAAGCTGCTGATCGCCGCCGGCATCCTGGCGCTCGCGGCGCCGGCCGTGCTCGCGCTGCTGGCCGCCCTCACGCTGTACCCCACCGGAGCGGGCATCAGCCTCGTGCTCTACGGCTCCTATCCGATCACGGCGTGGCTCGCGTTCGTCTTCGCCGGCATGGCTCTCGGGCGCCTGCACGTCGAGAAGCTCGAGACCGCGGCGATCACGTTCGGCGTCGGCGTGGGGCTCATGCTCGTCGGCTATGGGCTCGGCCTCGTCGGGGGTGTCACCGGCATCAGATCCTCCTCGTGGATGACAGGCGGAGAGGGCGCCGCAGGGTGGAGCACCTACCCCGATGCGCTGGCCGCGGCGGACCCGGCTGGGGCCGTCGTCCGGGCGATCTTCGCCGTGGATCCGCACTCCGGCGGAACGGCCGAGATCCTGGGGTCCGGCGGGTTCGCCCTGTCGGTCATCGCGCTGTGCGTGCTGCTCAGCGGACCGCTGCGCGCGGTGCTGCTTCCGCTGGGGGCGTTGGGATCGATGCCGCTGTCGGCTTACAGCGTGCACGTCGCGTCGGTCGCGCTGATCGCAGGACCCGGCGGCTTCTTCTCGAGCAACGCGTTCTGGGCCGCCACCGCGATCGTGCTCCTTCTCTCCACGACGCTGTGGTCGATCCTGTTCGGGCGAGGGCCGCTCGAACGACTCGTCGGCTGGGCTGCGACGAGGATGGCCGCGGTTCCCCCTGGGCCACCTGTCATCACAGGTCGTAGGGTGGGACCATGA
- a CDS encoding aldo/keto reductase, translating to MTIPALELNDGHSIPQLGYGVFKVPADETERAVSEALEIGYRHIDTAAIYGNEEGVGAAIAASGIARDELFITTKLWNDRHHGEEPRAAIGESLEKLGLDAVDLYLVHWPTPAKDDYVHAFAKLIELRDAGLTRSIGVSNFLVPHLERVVAETGVTPAVNQIELHPAYQQRDVVDWATEHGIRIESWGPLGQGKYDLFGTPAIAEAAAAHGVTPAQAVLRWHLQKGFIVFPKSVRAERLRENLDVFGFELTDAEIAKIDALDPLDGSGRVGSHPDDVN from the coding sequence ATGACGATTCCTGCACTCGAACTGAACGACGGCCATTCCATCCCGCAGCTCGGCTACGGGGTGTTCAAGGTTCCGGCCGACGAGACCGAGCGCGCCGTGAGCGAGGCGCTCGAGATCGGCTACCGCCACATCGACACGGCCGCCATCTACGGCAACGAAGAGGGCGTCGGCGCGGCCATCGCCGCATCCGGCATCGCCCGCGACGAGCTGTTCATCACCACCAAGCTCTGGAACGACCGGCACCACGGCGAGGAGCCGCGTGCGGCGATCGGGGAGAGCCTCGAGAAGCTCGGTCTGGATGCGGTCGACCTCTACCTCGTGCACTGGCCCACCCCGGCCAAGGACGACTACGTGCACGCGTTCGCCAAGCTCATCGAGCTGCGCGACGCCGGCCTCACGCGCAGCATCGGCGTCTCGAACTTCCTGGTGCCGCACCTCGAGCGCGTCGTGGCCGAGACCGGCGTCACCCCGGCGGTCAACCAGATCGAACTGCACCCCGCCTACCAGCAGCGCGACGTCGTGGACTGGGCGACCGAGCACGGCATCCGCATCGAATCGTGGGGGCCGCTCGGCCAGGGCAAGTACGACCTGTTCGGCACGCCCGCGATCGCCGAGGCTGCAGCGGCGCACGGCGTCACCCCCGCCCAGGCCGTGCTGCGCTGGCACCTGCAGAAGGGCTTCATCGTCTTCCCGAAGTCGGTGCGGGCAGAGCGTCTGCGCGAGAACCTCGACGTCTTCGGCTTCGAGCTGACCGACGCCGAGATCGCGAAGATCGACGCGCTCGACCCGCTCGACGGCTCGGGCCGTGTCGGCTCGCACCCCGACGACGTCAACTGA